In Leifsonia sp. ZF2019, a genomic segment contains:
- a CDS encoding ABC transporter permease — MSDMLAFARRRRGYLIALLYVVAGFAVVLALVASTGGDLGVALNGWFTGAFGDGYNLTQTLADATPLALVAIGVSVALRADVITIGAEGQAIVGAVFSTALALLLGPSASPVVALPLGALAGVVGGVLWALPAAVAKLRWGVTEILFTLLANYLAVSLLTYLLRTVLRDPATNASPQSPPLPVPSQLPMLPVAGRIHVGIVLVAVLLVALWWWSRTRQAFVLDVYGSRPLLAARLGLTPRRAVFTAMIVSGATAGLAGWMQVAGVTQRLEPDVSSGIGFAGLAVAVLGRGNPIGIALAAVVYASLGTGAAGVQIVTGTVPTAIGTVTQGILLLTAALALAAVTITGRERADSVAAKAEVAA; from the coding sequence ATGAGTGACATGCTGGCGTTCGCGCGCCGTCGTCGCGGCTACCTGATCGCGCTCCTGTACGTGGTCGCGGGGTTCGCGGTCGTGCTCGCCCTGGTCGCGTCCACCGGCGGGGATCTGGGCGTGGCCTTGAACGGCTGGTTCACGGGTGCGTTCGGCGACGGTTACAACCTCACCCAGACCCTCGCCGACGCGACCCCGCTCGCCCTCGTCGCGATCGGAGTCTCGGTCGCCCTTCGTGCCGACGTGATCACGATCGGCGCCGAGGGTCAGGCGATCGTCGGCGCCGTCTTCTCGACCGCGCTGGCCCTCCTGCTCGGACCGTCGGCCAGTCCTGTCGTCGCGCTTCCGCTCGGCGCGCTCGCGGGCGTGGTCGGGGGTGTGCTGTGGGCGCTCCCCGCCGCCGTCGCGAAACTGCGCTGGGGCGTCACCGAGATCCTGTTCACCCTGCTGGCCAACTACCTCGCCGTCTCGCTCCTGACGTATCTGTTGCGGACGGTCCTGCGCGACCCGGCGACCAACGCCAGCCCGCAGAGCCCGCCCCTCCCCGTCCCGTCGCAGTTGCCGATGCTGCCGGTCGCCGGCCGCATCCACGTCGGCATCGTGCTCGTCGCGGTGCTGCTGGTCGCGCTGTGGTGGTGGTCGCGGACACGCCAGGCCTTCGTTCTCGACGTCTACGGCTCCCGACCGCTCCTGGCCGCCCGTCTCGGGCTCACGCCCCGACGAGCCGTGTTCACCGCCATGATCGTCTCCGGCGCCACGGCGGGCCTGGCCGGCTGGATGCAGGTGGCGGGAGTGACCCAGCGTCTCGAGCCCGACGTCTCCAGCGGCATCGGGTTCGCCGGCCTGGCGGTGGCCGTCCTCGGCCGGGGCAATCCGATCGGCATCGCGCTGGCGGCCGTGGTCTACGCCTCGCTCGGGACGGGGGCGGCCGGCGTGCAGATCGTCACCGGCACCGTCCCCACCGCCATCGGCACCGTGACCCAGGGCATCCTGCTGCTCACCGCGGCGCTGGCCCTCGCTGCCGTCACGATCACCGGGCGGGAGCGCGCCGACTCCGTCGCCGCCAAGGCGGAGGTCGCCGCATGA
- a CDS encoding ABC transporter permease, giving the protein MSPVDFWTVVLSGALALCAPIVIAGLGEIFLERTGGFNVGIEGMMLLGAVFGVLGSHLGGVWTGVLAGILAGLVLGLLMGVASALAKADIIIVGIAIGLLGTGLSVFLYQALNPAGHTNQTVQTQPPLHLPLIESIPVIGPGLAGAGVFFYLSLVLVVLSWLVLDHTRFGLRLRAVGDDEAVARTRGIAPVRFRVVAAIIAGGFAGLAGATVPLAEIGTFSPGMTGGTGFIALAVVIIGRRTPAGLIVGALLFSFFNSLALLAQTQSLGLPVELFQALPYLATLFVLCVVSRRIWRRSRASRSVASPLPSPAPEPEGVR; this is encoded by the coding sequence ATGAGCCCGGTCGACTTCTGGACCGTCGTCCTTTCGGGCGCCCTCGCACTGTGCGCGCCGATCGTCATCGCAGGACTCGGCGAGATCTTCCTCGAACGCACCGGCGGTTTCAATGTCGGAATCGAGGGGATGATGCTGCTCGGCGCCGTCTTCGGCGTCCTCGGCTCCCACCTGGGAGGCGTGTGGACGGGGGTGCTCGCGGGCATCCTGGCCGGTCTCGTCCTCGGGCTGCTCATGGGAGTCGCCTCCGCGCTGGCCAAGGCGGACATCATCATCGTCGGTATCGCGATCGGTCTGCTCGGCACCGGACTCAGCGTCTTTCTCTACCAGGCGCTCAACCCGGCCGGTCACACCAACCAGACGGTGCAGACGCAGCCGCCGTTGCACCTGCCGCTCATCGAGTCCATCCCCGTGATCGGTCCGGGCCTGGCCGGAGCGGGCGTCTTCTTCTACTTGTCGCTCGTGCTCGTGGTGCTGTCCTGGCTGGTCCTCGACCACACCCGCTTCGGCCTGCGCCTCCGCGCGGTCGGCGACGACGAGGCCGTCGCGCGAACCCGCGGCATCGCCCCCGTCCGCTTCCGCGTGGTCGCCGCGATCATCGCCGGAGGATTCGCCGGGCTTGCGGGAGCGACCGTTCCCCTCGCCGAGATCGGCACCTTCTCGCCGGGCATGACCGGAGGCACGGGCTTCATCGCCCTCGCCGTGGTCATCATCGGCCGGCGGACGCCGGCCGGCCTGATCGTGGGCGCGCTGCTCTTCTCGTTCTTCAACAGCCTGGCGCTGCTGGCGCAGACCCAGAGCCTCGGTCTGCCCGTCGAACTCTTCCAGGCCCTGCCGTACCTCGCGACGCTCTTCGTGCTCTGCGTGGTCTCCCGCCGAATCTGGCGGCGGTCGCGCGCATCGCGCTCCGTCGCGTCCCCTCTGCCCTCCCCTGCACCCGAACCCGAAGGAGTCCGATGA
- a CDS encoding acyl-CoA dehydrogenase family protein, which produces MTAPTSLHDLPPRERELLDAVAELATGFEAEAAGYDDRAEIAVANLTALHHAGLDAAVLPEHLGGTGLSYQAFGEAVRLLAAADPSTATIVTMHTGAAVGLAELTRERQGSFFADELLGGKRFANALSEPTSGNRFLNPQQEARPADGGWLLAGTKRFVSGSEIADYLLVNALVDGVPTFFAVIPDETVTIIPIWDTLGLRATRSQLLSFDDTLLREEFRGRSPQPGDFAAVPAGLPAISLGIADAALGALVDHARNRAILGKPLSHQQWIQHEVADAQSRLEAVHAFFQRTLAEADAGRPEFFSNLSRAKYLANKVAVEVAQLGVRVGGASGYLKQSPIQRHLRNAQAGQLMAYSTEVLATEIGKEVLGVVETVENEEVA; this is translated from the coding sequence ATGACCGCCCCCACCAGCCTGCACGACCTTCCGCCCCGGGAGAGGGAGCTGCTCGACGCGGTCGCCGAGCTAGCCACCGGTTTCGAGGCGGAGGCGGCCGGGTACGACGACCGCGCCGAGATCGCGGTCGCCAACCTGACCGCACTGCACCACGCCGGGCTCGACGCCGCCGTGCTGCCGGAGCACCTCGGAGGAACGGGCCTCAGCTACCAGGCCTTCGGCGAGGCGGTCCGCCTGCTCGCCGCCGCCGATCCGTCGACTGCCACCATCGTGACCATGCACACCGGCGCAGCGGTCGGGCTCGCCGAGCTGACCCGCGAGCGCCAGGGGAGCTTCTTCGCCGACGAGCTGCTGGGCGGGAAGCGCTTCGCCAACGCGCTCTCGGAGCCCACCAGCGGCAACCGATTCCTGAACCCCCAACAGGAGGCGCGCCCGGCCGACGGCGGCTGGCTGCTCGCGGGGACCAAGCGGTTCGTCTCGGGCAGCGAGATCGCCGACTACCTGCTCGTCAACGCGCTCGTCGACGGCGTCCCCACCTTCTTCGCCGTCATTCCCGACGAGACCGTGACGATCATCCCGATCTGGGACACGCTCGGCCTGCGCGCGACGCGCAGCCAGCTGCTGTCCTTCGACGACACGCTGCTGCGGGAGGAATTCCGCGGCCGCTCGCCGCAGCCCGGCGACTTCGCGGCCGTCCCGGCGGGCCTGCCGGCGATCTCGCTGGGCATCGCCGACGCCGCCCTGGGGGCGCTCGTCGACCACGCGCGCAACCGCGCCATCCTGGGCAAGCCGCTGTCCCATCAGCAGTGGATCCAGCACGAGGTCGCCGACGCGCAGTCGAGACTCGAGGCGGTGCACGCCTTCTTCCAGCGCACGCTCGCCGAAGCGGACGCCGGCCGGCCGGAGTTCTTCTCCAACCTGTCGCGCGCCAAGTACCTCGCCAACAAGGTCGCGGTCGAGGTCGCCCAGCTCGGGGTCCGCGTGGGCGGGGCATCGGGATATTTGAAGCAGTCGCCGATCCAGCGACACCTCCGCAACGCGCAGGCCGGCCAGCTGATGGCCTACTCCACCGAGGTGCTCGCCACCGAGATCGGCAAAGAGGTCCTCGGCGTGGTCGAGACCGTCGAGAACGAGGAGGTGGCCTGA
- a CDS encoding LLM class flavin-dependent oxidoreductase, which translates to MADRQRMIFNAFNIFSVSHHDQGMWAWPGSEQLRYNDVHYWADVAKLLERGRFDTLFFADVLAPYETFEGSRERAVYSGMQFPINDPGELIPALAYATENLGFVLTQNILQEPPYAFARKMSTLDHLTRGRIAWNIVTTFLPGAGRNLGFGGLPEHEDRYARADDYIDVVYKLWEASWEDDAVVRDTARQQYSDPAKIHEINHVGPFYDVVGPHLTEPSPQRTPFLIQAGVSPRGRDFAGRNAEGLFINALSPQEAEPVVRDVRAAAVRHGRRADDVKLFGILGFVVGSTEEEARRLHEEITDFQSIDANLAKQSVFLGYDFSQLDPKEPIGEIAKRPEGQEGIVGKLIAMSPNPRYTIGELVRWFGNLRVVGTPEQIADHVEAWNDAGVDGMNVQYVVSPGSFEDFVDHVTPVLQKRGLMQSEYREGTLREKVFGKGPFLPDEHRARGFRRAAFGDG; encoded by the coding sequence ATGGCCGACCGGCAGCGCATGATCTTCAACGCCTTCAACATCTTCTCCGTCTCGCACCACGACCAGGGGATGTGGGCGTGGCCGGGAAGCGAACAGCTGCGGTACAACGACGTCCACTACTGGGCTGATGTCGCCAAGCTGCTGGAACGCGGTCGCTTCGACACCCTGTTCTTCGCCGACGTGCTGGCGCCGTACGAGACCTTCGAGGGCTCGCGGGAGCGGGCGGTGTACAGCGGGATGCAGTTCCCCATCAACGACCCGGGCGAGCTCATCCCGGCGCTCGCGTACGCCACGGAGAACCTGGGTTTCGTGCTGACCCAGAACATCCTCCAGGAACCGCCGTACGCGTTCGCGCGCAAGATGTCGACGCTGGACCATCTCACCCGCGGCCGGATCGCGTGGAACATTGTGACCACCTTCCTGCCCGGGGCGGGCCGCAACCTCGGCTTCGGCGGTCTGCCCGAGCACGAGGACCGGTACGCGCGGGCCGACGACTACATCGACGTCGTGTACAAGCTCTGGGAGGCGTCGTGGGAGGACGACGCCGTCGTCCGCGACACGGCGCGCCAGCAGTATTCCGACCCCGCCAAGATCCACGAGATCAATCACGTGGGTCCGTTCTACGACGTGGTGGGGCCGCACCTGACCGAGCCGTCGCCGCAGCGCACGCCGTTCCTCATCCAGGCCGGGGTCTCGCCGCGCGGCCGCGACTTCGCCGGGCGCAACGCCGAGGGACTGTTCATCAACGCGCTCAGCCCGCAGGAGGCCGAGCCGGTGGTCCGGGATGTGCGCGCGGCGGCCGTGCGCCACGGTCGCCGTGCCGACGACGTGAAGCTGTTCGGCATCCTCGGCTTCGTCGTGGGCAGCACAGAGGAGGAGGCGCGGCGGCTGCACGAGGAGATCACCGACTTCCAGAGCATCGACGCCAACCTCGCCAAGCAGAGCGTCTTCCTCGGCTACGACTTCAGCCAGCTCGATCCGAAGGAGCCCATCGGCGAGATCGCGAAGCGGCCGGAAGGCCAGGAGGGCATTGTCGGCAAGCTGATCGCGATGTCACCGAACCCCCGGTACACGATCGGCGAGCTGGTCCGCTGGTTCGGCAACCTCCGGGTCGTGGGCACGCCGGAGCAGATCGCCGACCACGTCGAGGCCTGGAACGACGCCGGCGTCGACGGCATGAACGTGCAGTACGTGGTCTCGCCCGGTTCGTTCGAGGACTTCGTCGACCATGTGACTCCCGTGCTGCAGAAGCGCGGGCTGATGCAGTCGGAGTACCGCGAGGGCACCCTGCGCGAGAAGGTGTTCGGCAAGGGGCCTTTCCTCCCTGACGAGCACCGGGCCCGCGGGTTCCGTCGCGCCGCCTTCGGCGATGGGTAA
- a CDS encoding phosphatase PAP2 family protein encodes MRAIAPLVVVALAAVIALVAPFPSQSLSVIVTRAAASAGFAVPGVEFLADGLLVALAAFAAAVLLHAWWRTPERRALVIAGGTAVVLAYLGSEAGKALFAQERPCTRWPSAGACDTADYSFPSNHATLAFAATCAIAIVGGRLLWATTAGALALAVAAGRLLEGVHYLHDVAAGAIWGLIVPTLLILTVAIARTRVCPRN; translated from the coding sequence TTGCGAGCTATCGCTCCGCTCGTCGTCGTCGCGCTGGCCGCAGTCATCGCGCTCGTCGCTCCGTTCCCGAGCCAAAGTCTGAGCGTCATCGTCACGCGGGCGGCCGCATCCGCCGGCTTCGCAGTCCCCGGAGTGGAGTTCCTCGCGGACGGACTCCTCGTCGCCCTCGCGGCATTCGCGGCGGCAGTGCTGCTGCACGCGTGGTGGCGGACGCCGGAACGCCGCGCCCTCGTGATTGCGGGAGGCACGGCAGTGGTGCTCGCGTACCTCGGCAGTGAGGCGGGCAAGGCTCTGTTCGCGCAGGAGCGACCGTGCACGCGATGGCCTTCCGCGGGGGCATGCGACACCGCGGACTATTCCTTCCCTTCCAACCATGCGACGCTGGCATTCGCCGCGACATGTGCCATCGCCATCGTGGGCGGGCGGCTACTGTGGGCGACCACCGCAGGGGCACTTGCGCTCGCAGTTGCGGCCGGACGCCTGCTCGAGGGAGTGCACTATCTTCATGACGTCGCGGCCGGCGCGATCTGGGGGCTCATTGTGCCGACACTGCTCATCCTCACGGTCGCGATTGCGCGCACGCGGGTCTGCCCCCGCAACTGA
- a CDS encoding class I SAM-dependent methyltransferase: protein MTFTSTTTTAIDYLKRWDAQQTAYIRHRDLRFAAMARIVSDLSRDTTRPRILDLASGPGSLGRALLDEIPHARVVMADKDPALLAIAANAHAGDDRVEILETDLDDPGWTAAPVLAEPFDAIVSTTALHWLRPETLVRVYFELAGMLRPQGVFLNGDHLAFDAVSAPTLHALSSRDDELQQKAAFSSGTETWDQWWAALGADPDYAEAMRAREIAWGGPLDTPPPKVTLGFHIEALRCAGFTEAGTAWQYLDDYIVSGIR from the coding sequence ATGACATTCACCTCGACCACCACGACCGCGATCGACTACCTGAAACGCTGGGACGCGCAGCAGACCGCCTACATTCGCCACCGCGACCTCCGGTTCGCCGCCATGGCCCGCATCGTCTCCGATCTCTCCCGCGACACCACCCGCCCACGCATCCTGGATCTCGCGTCCGGACCCGGCTCGCTCGGACGAGCCCTGCTCGACGAGATCCCGCACGCGAGAGTGGTGATGGCCGACAAGGATCCCGCCCTCCTCGCGATCGCAGCCAACGCGCACGCCGGGGACGACCGCGTGGAGATCCTCGAAACGGATCTGGACGACCCCGGCTGGACGGCGGCTCCCGTTCTGGCCGAGCCTTTCGACGCGATCGTCAGCACCACCGCGCTGCACTGGCTGCGACCGGAGACGCTCGTTCGCGTGTACTTCGAGCTCGCCGGAATGCTCCGCCCGCAGGGGGTCTTCCTCAACGGCGACCACCTCGCATTCGACGCGGTCTCCGCGCCGACGCTGCACGCCCTCTCCTCGCGCGACGACGAACTGCAGCAGAAGGCCGCCTTCTCCTCCGGCACGGAAACCTGGGACCAATGGTGGGCCGCCCTCGGCGCCGACCCCGACTACGCGGAAGCGATGCGGGCGCGCGAAATCGCCTGGGGCGGCCCTCTGGACACCCCACCGCCCAAGGTCACTCTCGGCTTCCACATCGAGGCACTCCGCTGCGCCGGCTTCACCGAGGCCGGAACCGCATGGCAGTACCTCGACGACTACATCGTCTCCGGGATCCGCTGA
- a CDS encoding ABC transporter ATP-binding protein has protein sequence MLHDIDLTVEDGEVVGVVGPNGSGKSTLLRSLIGAHRPHAGSVLIDGVDIATASRRWIARRTVFVGQLLESDPALRVSDEVSLGGIAHHGSWRAQSRAFEPRIERALDIVGLHDQAHDPVARLSGGERQRVQIARAIVHGAPHALLDEPTNHLDIRHQLELMALLRRIAPTVVIVLHDLELAARTCDRLVLLSEGEVVASGSPRTVLVPALLDPVYRVRSAVHTDAADRAHLTFRLPEAPAPSDPSLS, from the coding sequence GTGCTCCACGACATCGATCTCACGGTGGAGGACGGCGAGGTGGTCGGCGTGGTCGGCCCCAACGGCAGTGGCAAGTCCACGTTGCTCCGGTCCCTGATCGGCGCGCATCGTCCCCACGCCGGCTCCGTCCTCATCGACGGTGTCGACATCGCGACGGCCTCCCGGCGCTGGATCGCTCGGCGCACGGTGTTCGTCGGGCAGCTGCTGGAGTCGGATCCCGCCCTCCGGGTCAGCGACGAAGTGTCGCTGGGCGGGATCGCACACCACGGCTCGTGGCGCGCGCAAAGCCGCGCCTTCGAGCCCCGGATCGAGCGCGCCCTCGACATCGTCGGCCTCCACGACCAGGCCCATGACCCGGTCGCGAGGCTGTCCGGAGGGGAGCGGCAGCGCGTGCAGATCGCCCGCGCCATCGTGCACGGAGCACCCCATGCCTTGCTCGACGAGCCGACCAACCACCTCGACATCCGACACCAGCTCGAGCTGATGGCGCTGCTGCGCAGGATCGCTCCGACCGTGGTGATCGTGCTGCACGACCTCGAGCTCGCCGCGCGCACGTGCGACCGCCTGGTGCTGCTCTCCGAGGGCGAGGTCGTCGCCTCGGGATCCCCGCGCACCGTGCTCGTGCCTGCGCTGCTCGACCCGGTCTACCGGGTCCGGTCCGCAGTGCACACCGACGCCGCGGACCGGGCGCACCTCACCTTCCGCCTGCCGGAGGCCCCGGCCCCCTCCGACCCATCGCTCTCATGA
- a CDS encoding ABC transporter substrate-binding protein produces the protein MKTHRPLVTRLAAGALLGAGLGGALLGCAAQAPNSDASPASGGFPVTIENCGTEVTIPAKPKRIVMINNDELANLEALQAVDRVVAVTAAPARGLYEKSTIDAIDAITPLSTETGPTGGSIVSQESIIGAEPDLVIAPENAVDRASLASLGIPVFSPTAYCDDPPAEYTQRASFDRVWSELKALGTALGASDLADQAIAGSQAQLKAPASEAGTAAALYVSSGGVVSPYGGPSMVTPVFEAAGLTNVYAASTERVFDASLEDIIAKDPKTIVLLYSGDDDKAAVTAFQSVPGVQGLTAVKEHRVLTLPFPYTDPPTVLSAKGPSVLVEQLKTLD, from the coding sequence ATGAAAACCCACCGTCCCCTCGTCACTCGTCTGGCCGCCGGAGCGCTGCTCGGCGCCGGCCTGGGCGGCGCGCTCCTCGGCTGCGCCGCCCAGGCGCCGAACTCCGATGCCTCCCCCGCCTCCGGGGGCTTCCCCGTCACGATCGAGAACTGCGGCACCGAGGTCACGATCCCGGCGAAGCCGAAACGCATCGTGATGATCAACAATGACGAGCTCGCGAACCTCGAGGCGCTCCAGGCCGTCGACCGCGTCGTCGCCGTGACCGCCGCGCCGGCGCGCGGTCTCTACGAGAAGAGCACGATCGACGCGATCGACGCGATCACTCCGCTCAGCACCGAGACGGGCCCCACGGGAGGCTCGATCGTGTCGCAGGAAAGCATCATCGGGGCCGAGCCCGACCTGGTGATCGCGCCGGAGAACGCCGTCGACCGCGCCTCACTCGCGAGCCTCGGCATCCCGGTCTTCTCCCCCACGGCGTACTGCGACGACCCACCCGCCGAGTACACCCAGCGCGCGTCGTTCGATCGCGTCTGGAGCGAGCTGAAGGCCCTCGGCACGGCGCTCGGCGCAAGCGATCTCGCCGATCAGGCCATCGCCGGCTCCCAGGCGCAACTGAAAGCCCCGGCGTCCGAGGCGGGGACCGCCGCCGCCCTCTACGTCTCGTCCGGCGGCGTCGTCTCCCCGTACGGCGGGCCGAGCATGGTCACCCCCGTCTTCGAGGCCGCAGGGCTCACCAACGTCTACGCCGCATCGACCGAGCGCGTGTTCGACGCGAGTCTGGAAGACATCATCGCAAAGGATCCGAAGACGATCGTCCTGCTGTACAGCGGCGACGACGACAAGGCGGCCGTCACCGCGTTCCAATCGGTGCCCGGTGTGCAGGGCCTCACGGCGGTGAAGGAGCATCGGGTCCTCACCCTCCCGTTCCCGTACACGGATCCGCCGACGGTCCTGAGCGCCAAGGGGCCGTCCGTGCTCGTCGAGCAGCTGAAGACGCTGGATTGA
- a CDS encoding FecCD family ABC transporter permease codes for MVPIPRRALVVFLSLSAALLVTLVLSLGTGAVPLSPGAVLSAIARGLLGGDTSGDVAAQVVWSARLPRILMAAVAGAGLAFAGAVLQALVRNSLADPYLLGLNSGASAGVAIIVLVVGSGTALAVSGAALVGAVLTVALVLALAGAGRARGPHRIVLAGLAVGYALSAVTSLLLFLSDSPEAARSVMFWLLGSLAAVQPTMIVAVAIAVALGLAGLVLISGRIDALASGDDSAIAAGLDPKRSRFAILAGTSAVVGVIVAGVGGVGFIGLVVPHLGRALVGARHRRLLPASALIGAILLVAADTGARTLLAPHEIPVGVITGVIGAPVLLTLLARGGNDRPRSAATSRPRSPAERPA; via the coding sequence TTGGTCCCCATCCCGCGAAGAGCACTCGTTGTCTTCCTCTCCCTGTCCGCCGCCCTCCTGGTGACACTCGTGCTCTCGCTCGGGACGGGCGCGGTGCCGCTGTCCCCGGGAGCGGTGCTGTCCGCCATCGCCCGCGGCCTCCTCGGCGGCGACACGAGCGGCGACGTCGCGGCGCAGGTCGTCTGGTCCGCGCGGCTGCCCCGGATCCTCATGGCGGCGGTTGCCGGCGCCGGGCTGGCATTCGCGGGCGCCGTGCTGCAAGCGCTCGTGCGCAACTCGCTCGCCGACCCCTACCTGCTGGGGCTGAACTCCGGCGCCTCGGCGGGGGTCGCCATCATCGTGCTCGTCGTCGGCTCGGGAACGGCCCTCGCCGTCTCCGGAGCCGCGCTGGTCGGCGCAGTGCTGACTGTCGCCCTCGTGCTCGCGCTCGCCGGCGCCGGACGTGCGCGGGGTCCTCATCGGATCGTGCTCGCGGGGCTCGCCGTAGGCTACGCCCTCAGCGCTGTCACGAGCCTGCTCCTTTTCCTGTCCGATTCGCCCGAGGCCGCGCGATCCGTGATGTTCTGGCTGCTGGGCTCGCTCGCCGCCGTGCAGCCGACGATGATCGTCGCCGTCGCCATCGCGGTGGCCCTCGGGCTGGCCGGTCTCGTCCTGATCAGCGGTCGGATCGACGCCCTCGCCTCGGGCGACGACTCCGCGATCGCGGCGGGGCTCGACCCGAAGCGCTCCCGCTTCGCGATCCTCGCCGGCACCTCCGCCGTGGTCGGCGTCATCGTCGCGGGCGTCGGCGGCGTCGGATTCATCGGCCTGGTCGTGCCGCACCTGGGCCGCGCCCTGGTGGGGGCTCGGCATCGCCGGCTCCTCCCGGCGTCCGCGCTCATCGGCGCGATCCTCCTCGTCGCCGCCGACACGGGTGCGCGCACGCTCCTCGCCCCGCACGAGATCCCCGTCGGGGTGATCACGGGCGTGATCGGCGCCCCCGTTCTGCTCACTCTCCTCGCACGCGGCGGAAACGACCGACCGCGTTCCGCCGCCACGTCCCGCCCCCGCTCACCCGCAGAAAGGCCCGCATGA
- a CDS encoding oxidoreductase yields MQTRPVPTVAVVGPGAIGTTVAAALYERGITPGLYGRTARTGLELVAPDARIAVPGPVVTDAAEVGGPADIVFLAVKATQIESAAPWLRALCGPETVVCVLQNGVEQIAMVSPHVPQGAAIVPAVVWFPAQAHPDGTVVLRGDARLTLPRATAAERVIAVLHGSRCSTEIADDFLSIAWRKLLQNAAAGLMALTGRRAGMYTRPDIADLTLAYLRECLSVARAEGARLDDGVPAEILAGFRSFPADMSTSILTDREASRPLEWEIRNGVVSRLGRAHDIPTPIGDVITALLAATSDGPG; encoded by the coding sequence ATGCAGACGCGACCCGTGCCCACGGTCGCCGTCGTGGGGCCCGGCGCGATCGGTACGACGGTCGCCGCAGCGCTGTACGAACGCGGCATCACGCCCGGACTGTATGGTCGGACCGCGCGGACGGGTCTCGAACTCGTCGCGCCGGACGCGCGTATCGCCGTGCCGGGGCCGGTGGTCACGGACGCGGCCGAGGTGGGCGGCCCGGCCGACATCGTTTTCCTCGCGGTCAAGGCCACGCAGATCGAGTCGGCGGCGCCGTGGTTGCGGGCGCTGTGCGGGCCGGAGACCGTGGTCTGCGTCCTGCAGAACGGGGTGGAGCAGATCGCGATGGTCTCACCGCACGTGCCTCAGGGGGCGGCCATCGTGCCCGCCGTGGTGTGGTTCCCCGCGCAGGCGCACCCCGATGGCACGGTGGTTCTGCGCGGCGACGCCCGGTTGACCCTCCCGCGCGCGACTGCGGCCGAGCGGGTCATTGCCGTGCTGCACGGCTCGCGCTGCAGCACGGAGATCGCGGACGACTTCCTCTCCATCGCCTGGCGCAAGCTGCTCCAGAACGCGGCCGCCGGACTGATGGCGCTGACGGGGCGACGGGCCGGGATGTACACCCGGCCCGATATCGCCGACCTGACCCTCGCCTACCTCCGCGAATGCCTGTCCGTTGCTCGCGCCGAGGGTGCGCGACTCGATGACGGCGTGCCCGCCGAGATCCTCGCCGGCTTCCGATCGTTCCCCGCCGACATGAGCACGTCGATCCTCACCGATCGCGAGGCGTCCCGCCCGCTCGAATGGGAGATCCGCAACGGGGTCGTCTCCCGTCTGGGTCGTGCCCACGACATCCCGACGCCGATCGGCGACGTGATCACCGCTCTCCTCGCTGCGACCAGCGACGGCCCGGGCTGA
- a CDS encoding MarR family winged helix-turn-helix transcriptional regulator: protein MTTDLELLGRAIKQAQYRNHRTMDSALRDAGVTLVQWDALRAIEHLPGASGHALAMATFQSDQAFGTLAGRMEARGLIERAPGHGRRLDYTLTEAGRTALEEGHRIAARVLETLFAPLDEPERALLATTLTALVGD, encoded by the coding sequence ATGACGACGGATCTCGAACTGCTCGGCCGGGCGATCAAGCAGGCGCAGTACCGCAACCACCGGACCATGGACAGCGCCCTTCGCGATGCCGGGGTGACGCTCGTGCAGTGGGATGCGCTCCGCGCGATCGAACATCTGCCCGGAGCCTCCGGGCACGCGCTGGCGATGGCGACCTTTCAGAGCGACCAGGCCTTCGGCACACTCGCCGGCAGGATGGAGGCTCGCGGATTGATCGAGCGCGCCCCCGGGCACGGACGCCGCCTCGACTACACCCTGACGGAGGCCGGCCGAACCGCCCTCGAAGAAGGGCACCGCATCGCCGCCCGCGTGCTCGAGACCCTGTTCGCTCCGCTAGACGAGCCGGAGCGCGCCCTCCTCGCCACGACGCTCACCGCCTTGGTCGGAGACTGA